In one window of Planifilum fulgidum DNA:
- a CDS encoding transposase: protein MFRTNPSREFQPETVNIEDLVPQDHLLRKINETIDFSFIAEKCRPLYCQDNGRPCIDPVMLFKMLLIGYLYGIRSERRLIEE, encoded by the coding sequence ATGTTCAGGACGAACCCATCCAGGGAATTTCAACCCGAAACAGTCAACATAGAAGACCTTGTTCCCCAAGATCACTTGCTTAGAAAAATCAATGAAACCATCGACTTTTCGTTTATCGCGGAAAAATGCCGCCCCTTGTATTGTCAAGATAATGGGCGTCCTTGCATCGATCCGGTCATGCTGTTCAAAATGCTTTTGATCGGTTATTTGTACGGAATTCGTTCGGAAAGACGCCTCATTGAGGAAAT